Proteins from a genomic interval of Acomys russatus chromosome 19, mAcoRus1.1, whole genome shotgun sequence:
- the Amz1 gene encoding archaemetzincin-1: MLQCRPPQEFSFGPRALKDALISCDLALKQLYTSAFSPTERLFLSEAYNPHRTLFSTLLIHSAFDWLLSRPEAPEDFETFHASLQPRKQSLPRKHIYLQPIDLSEGLAGWPLLDHLQSCAEAFFLGLRVKCLPSVAAASIHCSSRPSRDTEGLQLHTDGILSFLKNNKPGDALCVLGLTLADLYPHDAWTFTFGRILPGHEVGVCSFARFSGEFLQARPGVPDPAVLEAAADGPETLPHQGAQSLCFSALGMVQCCKVTCHELCHLLGLGSCRWLRCLLQGALSLDEVLRKPLDLCPICLRKLQHLLGFRLLERYKRLHSWTRVVVELWSGQEAGEPSVSEDTLPFSADSGMGCESDTEPVTSPSEPVTPDAWSHAFPDGPEAESEDGPSSLVASEVLLKLGGSVQAIEEYAQWLDACIHALEREVAEDELVQVDAAVDALARWEMFTGQLPVTRQHVPCSKDNVGLRRVLGDKLFSLRQRLSSRRFAKASSSPCRRGAEN, from the exons ATGCTGCAGTGCAGACCGCCCCAGGAGTTCAGCTTCGGGCCCCGGGCCCTGAAGGATGCTCTGATCTCCTGTGATCTGGCCCTGAAGCAGCTCTACACCTCAGCCTTCTCCCCAACAGAGCGGCTCTTCCTGTCTGAGGCCTATAACCCTCACCGGACGCTCTTCAGCACACTGCTCATCCACTCAGCCTTTGACTGGCTCCTGAGTCGCCCAGAGGCCCCTGAGGATTTTGAGACCTTCCATGCTTCCCTGCAGCCCCGGAAGCAGAGCCTGCCTAGGAAACACATTTACCTGCAGCCCATAG ATCTGAGTgaggggctggcaggatggcccCTGCTAGACCACCTTCAAAGCTGCGCAGAGGCTTTCTTCCTGGGCCTTCGTGTCAAGTGCCTGCCCTCCGTGGCCGCTGCCTCCATCCACtgctcctcaagacccagtcgAGATACCGAGGGGCTCCAGCTTCACACAG ATGGCATCCTGTCTTTCTTGAAGAACAACAAGCCGGGGGACGCACTGTGTGTGCTGGGCCTCACGTTGGCTGACCTGTACCCCCACGATGCTTGGACTTTCACCTTTGGTAGGATCCTTCCAGGGCACG AAGTGGGTGTGTGCAGCTTCGCTCGCTTCTCTGGGGAGTTCCTGCAGGCCAGGCCCGGTGTTCCCGATCCAGCTGTGCTGGAGGCAGCGGCAGATGGCCCTGAGACTCTGCCACACCAGGGAGCCCAGTCCCTGTGCTTCAGCGCCCTGGGCATGGTTCAGTGTTGCAAG GTCACCTGCCATGAGCTTTGCCACCTCCTGGGCCTGGGGAGCTGTCGCTGGCTCCGCTGCCTCCTGCAGGGGGCGCTTAGCCTTGATGAGGTGCTCCGGAAGCCCCTGGACCTCTGTCCCATCTGCCTACGGAAACTGCAACACCTCCTGGGCTTCAGGCTCCTGGAGAGGTACAAG AGGCTTCACTCTTGGACCCGGGTGGTGGTGGAGCTGTGGTCTGGTCAAGAGGCTGGGGAGCCATCTGTGTCGGAGGACACCCTGCCCTTCAGTGCTGACTCAGGCATGGGCTGTGAGAGTGACACGGAGCCTGTCACCAGCCCATCAGAGCCTGTCACGCCCGATGCATGGAGTCACGCCTTCCCCGATGGGCCTGAAGCAGAGTCTGAGGATGGACCGAGCTCTCTGGTGGCCTCGGAAGTGTTGCTGAAACTTGGAGGTTCCGTGCAGGCCATCGAGGAGTATGCACAGTGGCTAGATGCATGCATCCATGCCCTGGAGAGGGAGGTGGCTGAAGACGAGCTAGTCCAGGTGGATGCAGCCGTGGATGCCCTGGCCCGGTGGGAGATGTTCACAGGGCAGCTCCCGGTGACCAGGCAGCACGTGCCCTGCAGCAAGGATAACGTGGGGCTGCGCAGGGTCCTGGGGGACAAGCTCTTTTCCCTGAGGCAGAGACTGAGCTCTCGAAGATTTGCCAAGGCCAGTTCTTCCCCCTGCCGCCGGGGGGCGGAGAACTAA